In the Argiope bruennichi chromosome 8, qqArgBrue1.1, whole genome shotgun sequence genome, AATGTTAATGGGACCTTCTTTTATTCagttcaaatttttggaaaattcgaAGTCCTACATTAGTTCAGCCAGCTTTCGTTTATCCAAATTTATCTGTAGTTAGATAAATGTAATgcaagaaataaagcattttttagtttttatatagctttttaataaagatgtaaaAAGACAATCTTACCATGAACTTGTTAAAAGCAACTTCTTTAGTAGCATGTTGATATACCGCCATTGCTGCGTTGCTAAGAtcaatttgaactaaaaaaaaaaaaaaaagatcatattCAAGTTTAGATTAAATTATAGCGTTATTGTTATGTCTGTGCTGTGTCGTATCTCCCGTGCATTCTGCAATAGAAAAGCAAATGACACAGCATCATGATACCTCTAAAGAAGATGCTCTCTTTTCTGTTAGAGATTTTTCTATGGTAAATTTTCGACTAGACCTAGTATCTTTGAGCTGAGAAGTGTTAAATAAATGCGTGTCAAATAAAAAGATGTTATCAGCCTAATTaccaagtaaataaatttgtgacAAGTATAAAGTCTACAAATTGAGAATTTTAGGATGTCATTAGCTTTTTCTCAACTGTAATTAATCAGGTTcctaattgtttaattatattttgatatcacggtatttataaaaattggcatTTGGTTTAAATGATTGTGTATACAAATGTGGTTATCGCGCAGCTACGAGTCATTATAAATaagataactgattttttttatagcacaAGGGTCAGAACCGGCCAAGAAGCAtcaaaatagatatataaatccatatgaatttttataacctattaaaataaaaaaatgaatttaaaataaatcattaatacattgattaagttaaaaaatatgtctAACTAAGAAATTAAAgtgacaaattaattaaaagaaaggtCTCATGGTATCTACTTCTTAGGACCACGAAATACCTAAATACGCCAATGATATTTGTTATAAGATTGCGACGTTACaggatttgatttcatttttaaaaaaatgtttcaactttGAAAGATATCAAATGTTTACTTCAAAGAAATCATTGCAGTTTTAAGCGAAGCAAATTtagctaaatatttattatgtaccattaaaatagttttttttattaatcaacgaaataacaaaaatattttaattttcattataatttacacattattataattttacgtttttaaaatatcaactcACTTGTATCCTTTTCTAACTCCTTAATATACGGATTAAACATCTCAAAAATGATGTCATCTTGCTCACCAGCTGATATTCCCTATAACGGAAATAAGGTGAAATGAAGAAAACGTTAAATATCACTAACTAGTTATTatgaaatcaaagaataaaataaatttcaggcATAGTTGAGAGATGTTTCTAAACATATTCTGGTGCAGTATTTTTGACATCAGAAACTTGGAATTCGGTTTGATTTTCTGTCTATTGTAATTATAATGTTCTACTTTAAGAATACAATGTAGAATTCTGTAAACAGTCACGAATCTCGGACGTTAGAAATATGATCAGCATCGATGTAACAAAGGGGTGTAGATATTCTTTGCACCAGTTTGAGAGAATCTCccgaaaaataataaagagagaagaaagaagaaaaaatcaccACCCCcatcataatttttcttgaaagccACTGATTAATCATCTTAATTATTTGATCAATGGTGGCAGTCTTAGTCATTggtctttttaaagaattttctaacagttattcttaaattctactcatattaaattttctaggGTATCATGTTAATGTgccctatctttttttttttatcgaaaatatcCTTTGATGAATGTGATTTATAATAACTATAGCTGATTTTAAATGTCTGCTCATATTTTCATTAGTATTTgcacatttatttgaatataataatgttatttattatttttttgcagaaaagtGCATTCTTCATTGCAATTCAatgcattattccaaaaattgtgAATAgatctgtaaaaaatatatatatgatattgagaaatttaaaataatttacaaaatgccAGGCTATGAATtgcacttttatattttcaaatgtctttccaattgaaaaaaaaaatattttcttaaggcgatataatcaaaataaaagaatatatatattgttgaatgtttttaactttctaaaaattgagTTAAAGCGATCATTCATCTTGGCATTTTGAAAATCCCTTAACCCTCAGATCAGAAAATTAACGAttggaaacaaacaaacaaaaaatgttttcttttacaaaaatatttcttgaatttgggCACATTATGATGTGAGAATTCTTAATTACTGTTAAAGCTACAGGAATCTTATATTAatccttatcgtggcaagattgcttttttgaagaaaagcaaaaaaaaaaaaaaaaaaaaaaaatgtatataggtagcttctttactctataaaaaacatcaaaaaataaataaaaaatcgtgtaataaaaatcatttaataaaactaagttaaaaattattttatagtggttgtatatttttataaagttgtatgtatggtatactatacaaaatgaacataagggttaaattataattagcttttatcaacaaaaacttcattatatttaaaattcttctgggattaattttatttttaactaaagttAAAATAGACCAGTAATTGAAGCAGTAGATATCATATTTAAGAAATGTCGTTACCTGGGTTAAAATCTTGAAATCAGAGATATCTCTATGagcttcaataaatttttcaacatcgGTGGGTTTGGACATCAGTTTGGAAAAATGGTACATGACTGTGAGAAGAAATTAGAAGCTTAGAAACATTCAGATgtaaaaaatcattgtttatttcgaataattaaaaattccaactaaaaattaatcaaaaggaGGGAAAAAATTCGACATGGTAAAAActcttaaaacattttctttaggAACATTCTTCCAATGAATGAAACATGAAGTTCAAGAAAGAACTTCAGAAGCATTTAGAACTATGCAATTAAATGTAAGCTtgtcatttacaaatatttcatgccATTCAGTATTCAACCCAGAATTCATGACGACTCCACTGcaactttagtttagttatattcaagtcccgttttaaagaaacactagagcaattttgggacggacctcgtaattctgaaccatattcatatgacgaggatgacacttgagtTGGCACCCTTTcttcaaactttcacaccacaggAGCAAGAGGACGTTCGGtaccgacggatttaacgtgcaacagacccgcttacatgacggttcttccgtggaatcgggtctcgaacctgaaaccttctgGTTCCAAAAGccagaccttaccactaggccaccgtggCCCGGACTCCACTTGAAGCAATATCAAAGGAATGGAGGTCCCCCCAAAACTTATCGTCAAAGCTGGATGGCTCCTTCCCCCCCTTCCCTTTAATCCACGACTGTACAGAGCAAGCGTTAAGTGCATAGCCCGCGTACGAAACGTTGTTGTGACTGTGTTTCATACGTTCTGCCTTTTTAAACCGACAGTGTTGatagattagaaattttacagGTTGTTCCATGCTTGAAAGGGGAAAAATCGTTCAAAACTTTCTACACGACAAAGCGTTCGAACTAAAACTACAAAAATTGGCAAGAAATTAATTCTTGAGTGATAAGtaattacttttatgaaaaataatctttaaaattttaatttaatttttacataaatttttttcaaaatttcaattttttatcctAATTATTTCAGTACATGGTATTgcgtaaaacttattttttttcaccattttaaattaaaaaaagagattttcaatgataataagTTTATTCTCACACACTTcccctaattttaataaattttaacatttcggAATATATTTGTCGacaatgcttttcattgttttagttactaGATTTATATTTACGTgctttataacaatattaaatgtgTGCATAATGTGCTCATCATCGCTGctgtatagttataaaataacaCGAAGATAGCCGAAtttatctttaaacatttttatgttatgaTTTTCTGACTAgagattcaaattttcaattttttttatttacgtgaCATTTATCTGTTTCAGTGTAAAAGTTGATAAGGTTTATgaggtttaatggcacaagagccaatcttggctaaactgcgccagtaaaagttgataaattaaattaaataaaataggttTCATACTTACTTGCATCAGTTGTCTGAGATGAAAGTCCATATGGTATATCGATTGCCTATGAGAAAAtcatatggaataaaattattagtgaataaatattcgattaaaaaattaaattcagttttagagaattatttagatgctaaatgaagaaaattaaacttaCCAGCATTCTGTACATAAAGctgttaaaattaatcttaagCTCTGGATCGAAGAAAGTTATGCTGGAACCttgaagaaacattaaaaataaattgacatgatttttttttatcacattttagaataaattttaaataacgctTCTCAGATACATTTTCAAAACGCATATCAATAATACATGCTTTAACAAttactaaaatttgaatataaatatgaaattaacaatGGAAGCTAAAAAAATGACCAAATCAGTGCTTAATTGtgcattcttattaattttccttattttttttaaaattagagtttGCTGACAAAATCTTACCTTGCTTTGATATAGAAACTCGATATTTTAGATTGTAttacatgtaaaaaatattaatttatcttgcGTTATTAAGggaattttatacattaaagtcGTTTCTAGTCATTTTATGCTTTGCATTTGCAAATTAACGGGCATGGCTCAAGCGTTATCTATCCAACTGGTCGaccatttttttgttgttgctatttcttaattata is a window encoding:
- the LOC129980512 gene encoding uncharacterized protein LOC129980512 isoform X1; translated protein: MYRMLAIDIPYGLSSQTTDAIMYHFSKLMSKPTDVEKFIEAHRDISDFKILTQGISAGEQDDIIFEMFNPYIKELEKDTIQIDLSNAAMAVYQHATKEVAFNKFMWLKNGILGRTINGTENQTADSKEAEITLEKPDDDHEEVQADNHKAIKWFVQRGDVQILEKRFVGVRDRKPGAYREL
- the LOC129980512 gene encoding uncharacterized protein LOC129980512 isoform X2, encoding MYRMLAIDIPYGLSSQTTDAIMYHFSKLMSKPTDVEKFIEAHRDISDFKILTQGISAGEQDDIIFEMFNPYIKELEKDTIQIDLSNAAMAVYQHATKEVAFNKFMRGDVQILEKRFVGVRDRKPGAYREL